In a genomic window of Dyadobacter fermentans DSM 18053:
- a CDS encoding CsgG/HfaB family protein, with the protein MKRFYRTLTGLHQSIILCAFTVALQIITHESLAQKKSKEPEITIEDVKQKCQNLPRAQRVIIKVARFSVSTKAAQARSTFGDELATMLTSALQQTNCFRVMETNKNLSDATSEMAFAQDGFTNGSGPQAGQMLGAQLIVTGEITDFSEGSSSKSILGVESKSNQATVGFNLKVLNPQTGELLFSKDVNMKGHNSGKVLDIFGVKTSSSNENRAVQDALQKAIIKAVEILADEKDNIDIPEPQKPKEIKRYTAQNCNMLRSGSPKVIILVTEATTQGTTRLNQEDDFERRQQDLYVEREQAITKAIGNLFTGKNRKGRQEEPKPETTTQTAATAQIKKVVIEQTATETELTRLFVESGFKVVDPKIYGQMKQLSDSTGDLGQMAALGLKMGAQIIVTGQAISEKTNGQGGMTACRARLEIRVIATEDGSILATNTVSAGGIDVSEAVANKVALRNASESMSQYLMERLCGMNLQFSNMGSATKTANAQVRQAAPGALTEVSVSNVSFAKLQVIATSLGKNPKVKSVKKSIKGAEGTLLIEHSGSTDELIENLSKIPALKFEVSELEEGKARIAVQ; encoded by the coding sequence ATGAAAAGATTTTACCGAACCCTAACTGGACTCCACCAGTCGATAATTCTTTGCGCCTTCACTGTGGCGCTGCAAATCATCACACATGAATCCCTGGCTCAGAAAAAAAGCAAAGAGCCCGAGATAACCATCGAGGACGTCAAACAAAAATGCCAGAATCTGCCGCGTGCCCAGCGGGTCATCATCAAGGTGGCGCGGTTCAGTGTTTCCACCAAAGCTGCCCAGGCCAGATCTACTTTTGGTGACGAACTTGCTACCATGCTTACATCTGCATTGCAGCAAACGAATTGTTTTCGGGTGATGGAAACAAACAAGAATTTATCAGACGCCACTTCTGAGATGGCCTTTGCGCAGGATGGGTTCACCAACGGTTCCGGGCCGCAGGCAGGACAGATGCTCGGAGCGCAACTGATCGTGACGGGTGAGATCACCGATTTCAGTGAGGGCAGCTCTTCCAAATCTATTTTGGGGGTAGAAAGTAAAAGCAACCAGGCGACGGTGGGCTTCAACCTCAAAGTACTGAACCCGCAGACGGGCGAATTGCTGTTTTCCAAAGATGTAAACATGAAAGGGCATAATTCGGGAAAGGTGCTGGACATTTTTGGCGTGAAAACTTCGAGCAGCAACGAAAACCGCGCGGTACAGGACGCATTACAGAAGGCGATCATCAAAGCGGTTGAAATCCTGGCCGACGAAAAAGACAACATCGACATTCCTGAGCCCCAGAAGCCCAAGGAAATCAAACGCTATACCGCGCAAAATTGCAATATGTTGCGATCCGGATCGCCGAAGGTGATTATTCTGGTTACGGAGGCTACGACGCAGGGAACGACACGTCTGAATCAGGAGGATGATTTTGAGCGCCGTCAGCAAGATCTGTACGTAGAACGCGAGCAGGCGATCACAAAAGCCATCGGAAATCTTTTTACCGGCAAGAACCGCAAAGGGCGGCAGGAAGAACCCAAGCCCGAAACAACGACCCAAACAGCCGCTACGGCGCAGATTAAGAAGGTTGTGATTGAACAAACCGCTACGGAAACGGAGCTCACCCGGCTTTTTGTCGAGTCGGGATTTAAGGTGGTTGACCCCAAAATTTATGGTCAAATGAAGCAGCTGTCGGATTCGACCGGCGATCTTGGCCAGATGGCGGCGTTGGGCTTGAAAATGGGCGCGCAGATTATCGTAACCGGTCAGGCCATTTCGGAAAAGACGAATGGACAGGGTGGGATGACGGCCTGTCGTGCCAGGTTGGAAATAAGGGTGATTGCGACGGAGGACGGATCGATTTTGGCCACGAATACGGTTTCGGCTGGCGGGATAGATGTGTCCGAAGCAGTTGCAAATAAAGTCGCGCTGCGGAATGCGTCGGAGAGCATGTCGCAATACCTGATGGAGCGGCTGTGCGGGATGAACCTGCAATTCAGCAATATGGGCTCGGCCACTAAAACGGCCAATGCGCAGGTCAGGCAGGCGGCACCTGGCGCACTCACGGAAGTATCGGTTTCGAATGTGAGTTTCGCAAAACTTCAAGTCATTGCTACAAGCCTCGGTAAAAATCCCAAAGTTAAAAGCGTTAAAAAATCCATCAAAGGAGCGGAAGGTACGTTGCTGATCGAGCATTCGGGCAGTACGGACGAGCTGATTGAAAACCTCAGTAAAATTCCCGCATTGAAATTCGAAGTGTCGGAGCTGGAAGAAGGGAAGGCAAGGATTGCGGTGCAGTGA
- a CDS encoding C1 family peptidase produces MDFKAKISLYLTFLLGLLLIVSCKKDTKEEQVTPVQPIESTAQRSGLLLAEPGAYQRIPLIDEPLVNARTSEKTTLPDEYIIPGLVPVGNQGDMESCVGWATAYAARTLLYQRGKPVNYLSNDGQLLTELVFSPEFVWTSINQGQNKGVLMADAMNLIQQVGVARYRDFPTRNQPAPKPTGAQNQSASTFKVKNWGRIAHNAATFRKFLYYDNPIIIAIKPDENFKKPAQMLPDGSLVWDNYGTPGAGHACTIVGYSKERNAFLVQNSWGKRWGDRLTEEDAKKPMAGFIWLDYNLLEKVVTEAYVMIANDPGYEKPVVNTWAAGSESENEITLNGSVEKFEDKALSEYGFLVSTDSTGLELGGKAESIQFHTILAPPYSFAKTYTSKGAGKRFYRAYAKSYSEVYYGKIVAFTVQPEIEDSGRLSGNIVVSTNFENRYTKADNGYTEYNSIREYKFEITFSEKHPRYRYRALYLFTANGSYFAVRGISEGPEKDAVAYLDLSYRSWEFPFANGQIGQGSALPDVPLYRIADLEESPKNWTIGSKLINDLISGFMVVMSDDPDFEKNVIATDQIAFPMNLNSDSFKPTEIPPQPLHVAF; encoded by the coding sequence ATGGATTTCAAAGCTAAAATTTCACTATACCTTACATTTCTGCTAGGCCTTTTGCTCATTGTTTCTTGCAAAAAGGACACGAAGGAAGAGCAGGTGACTCCGGTGCAACCCATCGAATCCACCGCCCAGCGAAGCGGTTTGCTGCTGGCGGAACCGGGCGCTTATCAGCGCATTCCATTGATCGATGAGCCGTTGGTTAATGCCCGTACCTCTGAAAAAACCACACTTCCCGATGAATATATCATCCCGGGCCTCGTACCGGTGGGAAACCAGGGTGATATGGAAAGCTGTGTAGGCTGGGCGACGGCTTATGCGGCCCGGACCTTGCTTTACCAACGCGGCAAGCCTGTTAATTATCTCAGTAATGACGGCCAATTGCTTACCGAACTTGTTTTCAGCCCGGAATTCGTATGGACGTCTATTAATCAGGGTCAAAACAAAGGCGTGCTCATGGCGGATGCGATGAATTTGATCCAGCAAGTTGGTGTAGCGAGGTATAGGGATTTTCCTACGCGAAATCAGCCGGCCCCGAAACCGACCGGCGCTCAAAACCAAAGTGCGTCGACATTTAAGGTAAAAAACTGGGGACGTATAGCCCATAATGCGGCCACCTTCCGAAAGTTTTTATATTATGACAACCCGATCATCATTGCAATCAAACCGGATGAAAATTTCAAGAAACCTGCGCAAATGCTGCCGGACGGTAGCCTCGTTTGGGATAACTATGGAACACCGGGCGCCGGGCATGCGTGCACGATTGTAGGTTACAGCAAGGAGAGAAATGCGTTTTTGGTCCAAAACTCCTGGGGAAAGCGCTGGGGGGACAGGCTTACGGAGGAAGACGCGAAAAAGCCAATGGCGGGGTTCATCTGGCTCGATTACAACCTGTTGGAAAAGGTTGTCACCGAAGCCTATGTGATGATTGCCAATGATCCGGGCTATGAAAAGCCTGTGGTGAACACGTGGGCGGCCGGTTCCGAATCGGAAAATGAAATCACGCTGAACGGTTCAGTGGAAAAATTCGAAGACAAGGCCTTGTCGGAATATGGATTTTTGGTTTCTACGGATTCTACGGGGTTGGAATTGGGTGGGAAGGCGGAAAGCATCCAATTCCATACGATACTCGCGCCGCCGTATTCGTTTGCCAAAACCTACACTAGCAAAGGTGCAGGGAAGCGATTTTACAGAGCTTACGCCAAATCTTACTCGGAAGTATACTATGGAAAAATAGTTGCATTCACTGTCCAGCCCGAAATTGAGGATTCCGGAAGACTTTCTGGGAATATTGTGGTGAGCACGAACTTCGAAAACCGCTACACCAAAGCGGACAATGGGTATACGGAATACAATAGCATCAGGGAATACAAATTCGAAATTACATTTTCCGAGAAGCACCCGCGATACAGGTACCGGGCGCTCTACTTGTTTACCGCAAACGGTTCTTACTTCGCGGTGCGTGGAATTTCCGAAGGCCCCGAAAAGGATGCGGTAGCCTACCTCGACCTGAGTTACCGATCGTGGGAATTCCCGTTTGCCAATGGGCAAATCGGTCAGGGCAGCGCATTACCCGACGTGCCACTATACCGGATAGCCGATCTGGAAGAAAGCCCTAAAAACTGGACAATCGGCTCGAAGCTTATCAATGATTTGATCAGCGGGTTTATGGTAGTCATGTCGGATGACCCGGACTTCGAGAAGAATGTAATCGCAACCGACCAGATAGCCTTTCCCATGAACCTGAATTCAGATTCGTTCAAACCCACCGAAATCCCTCCGCAACCGCTTCATGTGGCCTTTTAG
- a CDS encoding nucleotidyl transferase AbiEii/AbiGii toxin family protein, giving the protein MIKEWLASYNPANKDDATQALREIMQQVALAGLYRKGFFEKAAFYGGTALRIFYGLDRFSEDLDFSLLEMNPNFSINTYIPGIIDEFEALGMHVSVKEKQKAVKTSIDSAFLKSETIWRELVLEGVVPQQGLEQIANIKIKLEVDTMPPPGFDTEEKLLLQPFSFYVKCFSISDLFAGKMHALLFRKWKDNVKGRDWYDMEWYIRKGVALNLKHFALRAKDSGDWERENISEDEFRELLSTKIDSVNFQRIKDDIRRFIPNASVLDIWSPQYFHDLVSKLKVDF; this is encoded by the coding sequence ATGATCAAAGAATGGCTGGCAAGTTACAATCCTGCCAACAAGGATGATGCAACGCAGGCGCTGCGTGAAATTATGCAGCAAGTCGCGTTGGCTGGGCTCTATCGCAAGGGCTTCTTTGAAAAGGCTGCGTTCTATGGCGGCACCGCACTCCGCATTTTTTACGGGCTAGATCGCTTTTCCGAGGATCTCGACTTCTCTTTGCTCGAAATGAACCCCAATTTTTCGATCAATACGTATATACCCGGCATCATCGATGAATTCGAAGCGCTGGGAATGCATGTATCGGTCAAGGAAAAACAGAAGGCAGTAAAGACCAGCATTGATTCCGCATTTCTGAAATCCGAAACGATCTGGCGGGAACTAGTTTTGGAAGGCGTTGTGCCTCAGCAAGGGCTTGAACAAATAGCTAACATCAAAATTAAACTGGAAGTCGATACCATGCCGCCTCCGGGATTTGATACCGAAGAAAAGCTCCTACTCCAACCATTCTCTTTTTATGTGAAGTGTTTCAGCATTTCCGACCTCTTCGCGGGTAAAATGCATGCGCTGCTTTTCAGAAAATGGAAAGACAATGTGAAGGGGCGCGACTGGTATGATATGGAATGGTATATCCGAAAAGGCGTTGCGTTAAATCTTAAACACTTCGCGCTACGTGCGAAGGATAGCGGAGATTGGGAGCGGGAAAATATCAGTGAAGATGAGTTTCGCGAATTGCTGAGTACGAAAATCGATTCGGTCAACTTCCAGCGGATCAAGGATGATATTCGAAGATTTATACCGAATGCCAGCGTTTTGGATATTTGGAGTCCGCAGTATTTTCATGACCTTGTGTCAAAACTGAAAGTCGATTTTTAA